From Solea senegalensis isolate Sse05_10M linkage group LG7, IFAPA_SoseM_1, whole genome shotgun sequence, a single genomic window includes:
- the lingo1b gene encoding leucine-rich repeat and immunoglobulin-like domain-containing nogo receptor-interacting protein 1-B yields the protein MTVLVNIRMVSGEAGGHSYLVACWQPILILMLGTVLSGSTTGCPSRCDCNGQERSVVCHRRRLTTLPEGIPTETRLLDLSKNRLKNLGPEEFINYPQLEDLQLNENTISTIEPGAFSNLMNLRTLGLRNNQLKLIQLGVFTGLTNLTQLDISENKIVILLDYMFQELYNLRALEVGDNDLVFISPRSFHGLSNLESLNIEGCNIASVPTDALSHLHNLLSLRLRYLNVTVLRDYSFKRLYRLRVLEISQMPTLDTMTPKCFFGLNLTSLSITNCNLTVIPYQAISHLRYLRFLNLSFNPIQTVEGNQLFNLQKLQAFHLAGGRLAAIEPYSFRGLNHLRVLNVSSNNLSTLEESVFHSVGNLETLALYDNPLACDCRLLWVFRRRWRLNFNRQQPMCASPEVVQGKEFKDFPDILPSDYFICQKSKIMDYNVQESHVDEGTTVHFTCQAEGDPLPVIMWLSPKKEYITTKTMGSRLAVTYEGTLEVRYAQIQDNGTYLCIASNAAGNDTKAAHLFVHSYSPNWPHQPNKTFAFISNQPSDEGANVTRATVPFPFDVKTLIIATTMGFISFLGVVLFCLVILFLWSRGKDNTKSSIEVEYVPRKEETEEASPAEEPIQFNMKIM from the coding sequence GTAAACATTAGGATGGTGTCTGGGGAGGCAGGAGGGCACAGCTACTTGGTGGCATGCTGGCAGCCCATCCTGATCCTGATGCTTGGCACCGTCCTTTCTGGCTCCACCACCGGTTGCCCTTCCCGATGTGACTGTAATGGTCAGGAGCGTTCAGTTGTGTGCCATCGAAGGAGACTGACAACTCTTCCAGAGGGCATCCCCACTGAAACAAGGCTACTAGACCTCAGCAAGAATCGTCTGAAAAATCTGGGACCTGAGGAGTTTATTAATTACCCTCAGCTGGAAGACCTTCAacttaatgaaaacacaatatcaACCATTGAGCCTGGGGCTTTTAGCAACCTTATGAACCTTCGCACTCTAGGTTTGCGCAACAACCAGCTGAAGCTCATTCAGCTGGGAGTTTTCACTGGCCTCACCAATCTCACCCAGCTGGATATCAGTGAGAATAAAATTGTCATTCTGCTTGACTACATGTTCCAGGAGCTGTACAACCTGAGGGCTCTGGAAGTTGGTGACAATGACCTAGTATTCATCTCACCCCGATCATTTCATGGCCTCAGCAACCTCGAAAGTCTCAACATTGAAGGATGCAATATAGCCTCAGTGCCAACTGATGCCCTTAGCCATCTCCATAACCTGCTGTCACTTCGACTGCGTTATCTGAACGTCACCGTCTTGAGGGACTACTCATTTAAGAGGCTGTATCGGCTCAGAGTGTTGGAGATTTCTCAAATGCCCACCCTGGATACCATGACTCCGAAATGCTTCTTTGGACTCAACCTCACATCACTGTCAATTACAAACTGTAATCTTACTGTCATTCCATACCAAGCCATTAGTCACCTAAGATATCTTCGTTTTTTGAATCTGTCTTTCAATCCTATCCAAACTGTGGAGGGTAACCAGCTCTTTAATCTGCAGAAGCTTCAGGCTTTTCACTTGGCTGGCGGAAGATTAGCTGCCATTGAGCCCTACTCTTTCCGAGGACTCAACCACCTCCGTGTACTCAATGTATCCAGTAATAACTTGAGCACCCTGGAGGAGTCCGTCTTTCACTCAGTGGGAAACCTGGAGACGTTAGCTTTGTATGACAACCCACTCGCCTGTGACTGTCGCCTGCTCTGGGTCTTTCGTCGACGGTGGAGGCTCAACTTCAACAGACAACAGCCCATGTGTGCCTCACCTGAGGTGGTACAAGGAAAAGAATTCAAGGACTTCCCAGATATCCTCCCTTCAGACTACTTTATCTGCCAGAAATCAAAAATTATGGATTATAATGTTCAAGAAAGCCATGTGGATGAAGGAACTACGGTTCATTTCACTTGCCAAGCTGAGGGTGATCCACTACCAGTCATAATGTGGCTTTCACCCAAAAAGGAATACATCACTACCAAAACTATGGGGTCAAGACTTGCTGTGACATATGAGGGCACATTGGAGGTGCGTTACGCCCAAATCCAGGACAACGGCACATATTTGTGCATTGCAAGCAATGCAGCAGGCAACGACACCAAAGCTGCTCACCTTTTTGTACATAGCTACTCACCCAATTGGCCCCACCagccaaataaaacatttgcctTCATTTCCAACCAGCCTAGCGACGAAGGTGCAAATGTGACCCGGGCCACAGTTCCATTTCCATTTGATGTAAAGACACTCATCATTGCAACCACCATGGGATTCATCTCTTTCCTTGGAGTTGTTCTCTTCTGTCTCGTAATATTATTCCTCTGGAGTAGAGGAAAAGACAATACAAAGTCAAGTATAGAGGTTGAATATGTACCACGgaaggaggaaacagaggaggcCAGTCCAGCTGAGGAACCCATACAATTCAACATGAAAATCATGTGA